The following coding sequences are from one Arachis hypogaea cultivar Tifrunner chromosome 7, arahy.Tifrunner.gnm2.J5K5, whole genome shotgun sequence window:
- the LOC112764340 gene encoding anthocyanidin 3-O-glucosyltransferase 2, giving the protein MMSNKKAAQVVLVPSPGISHLLSSLQFAKLLVNHDHRLTVNIMLINSHIDSKTTSTATNSLHSESHRINVINLPDYTPKPPSSDSDRATSMAPLIDFMKPHVREAVTNLTSSPSAPPLAAFVLDMFFTSMIEIAKDFRVPALVFFTSGATFFGMTLHMHTLRVRDNLVAYEWEDSDSELTIPTFANPFPWRNMPTFLTRKQWDPIFMSYASGLKEADGFIINTFEELESYAIHSFHDAAFPVYPVGPILNLSGDDEPASETIIKWLDDQPPSSVVFLCFGSRGWFHQEQVREIARALEDSGARFLWSLRKPPPEDSFMGVPSDYSLPELTELLPHGFLDRTAEVGRVIGWAPQAQILAHKATGGFVSHCGWNSTLESIYYGVPIAAWPLYAEQQSNAFQLVRELKLGVEISLEFKHELMFGTTRVLSAEKIEKGIRNLLTDAEVRKRMKEMSEKCRSTMKEGGCSYSHLGRLIDYLMDNQVNV; this is encoded by the coding sequence ATGATGAGCAACAAGAAAGCAGCACAAGTGGTGTTGGTGCCTTCTCCAGGCATCAGTCATCTGCTCTCCTCCCTCCAGTTCGCCAAGCTTCTGGTGAACCACGACCACCGTCTCACCGTCAATATCATGCTCATCAACTCCCATATTGACTCCAAAACCACATCTACAGCAACAAACTCCCTCCACTCTGAGTCCCACCGCATAAACGTCATTAACCTGCCCGACTACACTCCCAAACCGCCCTCATCAGACTCCGATAGAGCCACCTCCATGGCCCCTCTCATCGACTTCATGAAGCCCCACGTCAGAGAAGCCGTCACCAACCTCACTAGCTCCCCCTCCGCCCCGCCACTGGCCGCCTTCGTCCTCGACATGTTCTTCACCTCAATGATTGAGATTGCCAAGGACTTCCGTGTCCCTGCCCTCGTGTTCTTTACCTCTGGAGCAACCTTCTTTGGCATGACCCTTCACATGCACACGCTCCGTGTCCGGGACAATCTGGTAGCCTACGAGTGGGAGGACTCCGACTCGGAGTTGACCATCCCCACTTTCGCAAACCCATTCCCGTGGAGAAATATGCCCACTTTCCTCACGCGAAAGCAATGGGACCCGATTTTCATGTCGTATGCCAGCGGCCTCAAGGAAGCTGATGGTTTTATCATAAACACCTTTGAGGAGCTCGAATCCTACGCCATTCACTCTTTCCACGATGCTGCTTTTCCTGTTTATCCGGTGGGTCCCATACTCAACCTCAGCGGGGATGACGAGCCTGCTTCGGAGACCATTATCAAGTGGCTCGACGACCAACCTCCTTCCTCCGTAGTGTTTCTCTGCTTCGGGAGCAGAGGTTGGTTCCATCAGGAGCAGGTCAGGGAGATCGCGCGGGCTCTCGAGGACAGTGGGGCCCGCTTCCTTTGGTCCCTGCGCAAACCCCCACCTGAGGACTCTTTCATGGGCGTGCCATCTGATTACTCTCTCCCTGAGCTCACAGAGCTTCTGCCTCATGGGTTCCTGGATCGGACGGCAGAAGTTGGAAGAGTCATCGGATGGGCCCCTCAGGCCCAAATTCTGGCCCACAAAGCCACGGGTGGGTTTGTTTCGCATTGCGGCTGGAATTCTACGCTGGAGAGCATATATTATGGTGTGCCCATTGCGGCATGGCCGCTCTATGCGGAACAGCAATCCAATGCATTTCAGTTGGTGCGTGAGCTGAAGCTGGGTGTGGAAATTTCGTTGGAATTCAAGCATGAGTTGATGTTTGGAACTACCCGGGTGTTAAGTGCGGAGAAGATCGAGAAAGGAATAAGGAATCTGTTAACGGATGCGGAGGTGAGGAAGAGAATGAAGGAGATGAGTGAAAAGTGTAGGAGTACCATGAAAGAGGGTGGATGTTCATACTCTCATTTGGGGCGTTTGATTGATTATTTAATGGATAATCAAGTTAATGTATGA